The following proteins are encoded in a genomic region of Chlorogloeopsis sp. ULAP01:
- a CDS encoding type II toxin-antitoxin system VapC family toxin, with amino-acid sequence MSVSLKCVVDASVGIKKFIIDPLTPKVDLLFAHLSNPDARLYIPDLFYIECTNIAWKYIRAGLYDVTEAQANLADLKLLRLTTTPTDDLMLEALTISVTHGISAYDACYVALSQQKNAPLLTQDQRLVNKFRNTDFDIQLFSDFSILPLL; translated from the coding sequence ATGAGTGTTTCCCTCAAATGCGTTGTCGATGCCAGTGTTGGCATTAAGAAATTTATTATCGATCCACTGACACCCAAAGTTGATCTGCTTTTTGCCCATTTAAGTAATCCTGACGCTCGACTTTATATCCCAGATTTGTTTTATATCGAATGCACAAACATTGCCTGGAAATATATTCGTGCTGGATTGTATGATGTTACAGAAGCACAGGCGAATTTAGCGGATCTCAAATTACTCCGCCTCACTACAACTCCCACAGATGACCTTATGTTGGAAGCACTTACCATTAGCGTGACTCATGGAATTTCTGCCTATGATGCTTGCTATGTTGCTCTTTCACAGCAGAAGAATGCACCTTTACTTACCCAAGATCAACGGTTAGTAAACAAGTTTAGAAATACAGATTTTGATATTCAACTATTTTCAGATTTTTCTATTCTACCCCTTCTATAA
- a CDS encoding UPF0175 family protein has product MSIVIPDDIVRATKMSEDELKLEIAIMLFEQEKITLGTASQFAGINQLEFQRVLASRKIPIHYSVKEFQQDLKTLEANHPELEQVQPTQTEILQRIEQRRTFSPAQHNLPDSLILLQEDRAR; this is encoded by the coding sequence ATGAGTATTGTCATTCCTGACGATATCGTCCGAGCAACAAAGATGAGTGAGGACGAATTGAAGCTAGAAATTGCAATTATGCTGTTTGAGCAGGAGAAAATTACGTTGGGTACAGCCAGCCAATTTGCAGGCATCAATCAACTAGAATTTCAGCGCGTTTTAGCCAGTCGTAAAATTCCCATTCATTACAGTGTTAAGGAATTCCAGCAAGACTTAAAAACACTGGAGGCAAACCATCCAGAGCTAGAACAAGTACAGCCAACTCAGACGGAAATTCTCCAACGCATTGAGCAACGACGAACGTTTTCTCCGGCTCAACACAATTTGCCTGACAGCCTCATTCTGCTTCAAGAAGATCGAGCCAGATGA
- a CDS encoding Tab2/Atab2 family RNA-binding protein translates to MKIWQADFYRRPQQDASEQVLWDLLICDRDRSFQYEASCPQHEVNSNWVASQLQLAATVEGLPDVIQVFRPQSLGLFEQAGRSLGINVEPTRRTFALKQWLQAKDYPAVVDKPPPAPLPENLWGEEWRFAAMTAGNLVEAFAELPIPILVMPEFLLPINLGLASTVAVPGVVIYGGRQSMRLARWLQQARPVALNYVAGAPDGLVLEAGLVDRWILATFEDAEVAAAAKFYEQRKQQSRGLHFLLVQPDDSGLTYSGFWLLQAE, encoded by the coding sequence ATGAAAATTTGGCAAGCTGATTTTTATCGTCGCCCGCAACAGGATGCATCTGAGCAAGTTTTGTGGGATTTGTTGATTTGCGATCGCGATCGGAGTTTTCAGTATGAAGCTAGCTGCCCCCAGCATGAGGTGAATTCTAACTGGGTTGCTTCTCAGCTGCAACTAGCAGCAACTGTTGAAGGGCTACCAGATGTAATTCAAGTATTTCGCCCTCAATCTTTGGGTTTATTTGAACAAGCTGGACGTAGCCTGGGTATTAATGTTGAGCCTACTCGTCGTACTTTTGCCCTCAAGCAGTGGTTGCAGGCAAAAGACTATCCAGCTGTTGTAGATAAACCACCTCCTGCGCCATTACCGGAAAATCTCTGGGGAGAAGAGTGGCGTTTTGCAGCAATGACGGCAGGTAACTTAGTGGAGGCGTTCGCAGAGCTTCCTATTCCCATTTTGGTGATGCCAGAGTTTCTGTTGCCGATTAATTTGGGTTTGGCATCAACAGTGGCAGTTCCCGGTGTAGTAATTTATGGGGGACGACAATCGATGCGCTTGGCGCGGTGGTTGCAACAAGCACGCCCTGTGGCTTTAAATTATGTTGCAGGTGCGCCCGATGGGTTAGTGTTGGAAGCTGGTTTAGTAGATAGATGGATTCTTGCTACCTTTGAAGATGCAGAAGTAGCAGCAGCAGCTAAGTTTTATGAACAACGCAAGCAGCAAAGCCGTGGATTACATTTTTTACTCGTGCAGCCAGATGATTCGGGTTTAACTTACAGTGGTTTTTGGTTATTGCAGGCGGAGTGA
- a CDS encoding amidase produces the protein MNEIDLAFAPALEQAQLIRRREVSPLELVQIYLKRIQNLNPQLGSYFTVMAEQALADAQAKTEMLTASKELPPFFGVPISIKDLNPVAGVPCTFGNPALLNNILDFDDGVVTRIKQAGFILLGKTATSEIGSFPYTEPTGFPPARNPWNLEYTPGGSSGGAAAAVAAGLCAIAQGSDGGGSIRGPAACCGLVGIKPARGRVTHAPVGDRLSGIATNGPIARTVADAAALLDVMSGYVTGDPYWLPDPEPSFLTASKERIGKLRVAYATNIAPIGEADANCKQGVLQTVKLLEELGHTVEEKCPDFSGLVEPFQFVWQTSVAASGIPAEALQPVNRFLLAKTGSAGEYLQAVYQMQMVSRLIVAFFNTVDLLVLPVYLHSPIRVGEWANLTPEETFQNIINWVAPCPPFNATGQPAIALPVGFDEQGVPISVQLVGKPAQEATLISLAAQLEAAKPWIQHRPAFATNYSRIQESVVRSQE, from the coding sequence ATGAATGAAATTGACTTAGCCTTTGCCCCAGCTCTGGAACAGGCACAGTTAATTCGTCGCCGGGAAGTGTCACCACTGGAGTTGGTGCAGATATATTTAAAACGGATTCAAAACTTAAATCCCCAACTGGGAAGTTATTTTACGGTAATGGCAGAGCAAGCTCTAGCTGATGCCCAAGCCAAAACAGAAATGTTGACTGCTAGTAAGGAATTACCTCCGTTTTTTGGCGTACCAATTTCGATTAAAGACCTCAATCCAGTTGCGGGTGTACCTTGTACCTTTGGTAATCCAGCATTACTCAACAATATTCTCGACTTTGATGATGGTGTAGTAACGCGGATTAAACAAGCTGGATTTATTCTTCTAGGTAAAACAGCTACCTCAGAAATTGGTTCATTTCCTTACACAGAACCTACGGGTTTTCCCCCAGCCAGAAATCCCTGGAATTTAGAATACACTCCCGGTGGTTCTAGTGGAGGTGCAGCAGCAGCAGTGGCAGCAGGATTATGTGCGATCGCTCAAGGTTCGGATGGAGGTGGCTCAATTCGCGGTCCGGCGGCGTGCTGTGGTTTGGTAGGAATTAAGCCAGCACGGGGAAGGGTAACCCATGCACCCGTGGGCGATCGCCTCAGTGGCATCGCTACCAACGGGCCGATTGCCCGTACAGTTGCCGATGCGGCTGCACTTTTAGATGTGATGTCCGGTTATGTGACTGGCGATCCTTACTGGTTGCCCGATCCTGAACCATCGTTTTTGACGGCAAGTAAGGAAAGAATTGGCAAATTGCGAGTAGCTTATGCTACTAATATTGCTCCCATCGGCGAAGCTGATGCTAACTGCAAGCAAGGTGTGTTGCAAACAGTGAAGTTATTAGAAGAACTTGGTCATACAGTAGAAGAAAAATGCCCAGACTTTAGCGGTTTAGTAGAACCGTTTCAATTCGTATGGCAAACAAGTGTGGCTGCATCTGGTATTCCAGCCGAAGCTTTGCAACCTGTGAACCGTTTCCTATTGGCAAAAACTGGTTCTGCCGGTGAATATCTCCAAGCAGTGTATCAAATGCAAATGGTATCAAGATTAATCGTAGCGTTTTTTAACACCGTAGATTTACTAGTACTGCCAGTTTACCTTCATTCCCCGATCCGGGTAGGCGAATGGGCAAATCTCACTCCTGAAGAAACATTCCAAAATATCATTAATTGGGTAGCTCCTTGTCCACCGTTTAATGCCACCGGACAACCAGCGATCGCTCTTCCTGTCGGCTTCGATGAGCAAGGTGTACCAATTAGCGTCCAGCTCGTTGGTAAACCCGCACAAGAAGCGACTTTGATTAGTCTAGCAGCCCAACTGGAAGCAGCTAAACCTTGGATTCAGCATCGCCCTGCATTTGCCACAAATTACAGCAGAATTCAGGAGTCAGTCGTCAGAAGTCAGGAGTAA
- a CDS encoding Crp/Fnr family transcriptional regulator encodes MQATLEQLSQIIVFADLEPTDRMRLQPHTHIQSYSQGEIILHEGDRLPAKLFTVASGAIQVSKTATTGKETILRTLFAGEMFAAPALLGNGICPATVTAETECKILTVERDALLQAIQHNPDVALRMLMVLNSRIQHLHETVHGLVSERAIVRLARLIQYFAVEYGSELNQQGKTLKVKLPYYRIARSIGITYEECVRLIKSIKTTVAYSRGGKITILDAQKLEEIASGNTIDCNTT; translated from the coding sequence ATGCAGGCAACCCTTGAGCAACTTTCACAAATTATCGTGTTTGCGGATTTAGAACCCACAGACAGAATGAGATTGCAGCCTCACACACACATACAAAGCTACAGCCAAGGAGAGATTATTTTACATGAGGGCGATCGCCTACCAGCTAAGTTATTTACTGTCGCTAGTGGTGCCATTCAAGTTAGTAAAACAGCAACTACGGGCAAAGAAACGATTCTCCGCACCCTCTTTGCTGGGGAAATGTTTGCTGCACCCGCACTCTTAGGAAATGGTATTTGTCCTGCCACAGTCACGGCTGAGACTGAGTGCAAGATTCTGACAGTCGAAAGAGATGCTTTACTCCAAGCCATACAGCACAATCCTGATGTTGCCTTGCGAATGCTGATGGTTTTAAATTCTCGGATTCAACATTTGCATGAAACAGTTCACGGATTAGTTTCTGAACGAGCGATCGTCCGGTTGGCAAGGTTAATTCAATATTTTGCTGTTGAATATGGTAGTGAATTAAACCAACAAGGAAAGACTTTAAAAGTCAAATTGCCATATTATCGCATCGCCCGCAGTATTGGTATTACGTATGAAGAATGCGTGCGTTTAATTAAAAGTATAAAAACAACAGTTGCCTACAGTCGAGGTGGCAAAATTACAATACTTGATGCCCAAAAATTGGAAGAAATTGCTTCTGGAAATACTATAGACTGTAACACCACATAA
- a CDS encoding LuxR C-terminal-related transcriptional regulator: MARSLHALFNAIANAHNEQELRLAVMDTVGEYFVVERGGLYLLDESSPIDVEVQTIPEVCLEGNPVGRYVVERHAPAHEQLILAPGDWKEICPRHDHAHVMSGPIICDGRVVGTLNLARANGTPAFDANDLADLSALCLHLSAKLATLRAKPKTFNSPLVSRLTPRELEIAKLVAQGLTNTEIGEKLFITQNSVKQALKRMFRKLGVSARAEMVAKLQNGSS, translated from the coding sequence ATGGCTCGTTCTCTTCATGCCCTGTTTAATGCGATCGCCAATGCCCACAATGAGCAAGAACTACGCCTTGCTGTGATGGACACAGTTGGCGAGTATTTTGTTGTAGAACGTGGGGGTTTGTATTTGCTGGATGAATCGTCGCCGATAGACGTTGAAGTGCAAACCATCCCTGAAGTTTGTTTAGAGGGCAATCCAGTCGGACGCTATGTTGTAGAGCGTCATGCTCCCGCCCATGAACAATTAATCTTAGCTCCAGGAGACTGGAAAGAAATTTGCCCGCGCCACGATCATGCCCACGTGATGAGTGGGCCTATTATATGTGATGGCCGTGTTGTGGGAACACTCAATCTTGCTCGTGCTAACGGTACTCCTGCCTTTGATGCTAATGATTTAGCGGATCTGAGTGCTTTATGCCTGCATTTATCAGCTAAACTCGCCACCTTGAGGGCGAAACCAAAAACATTCAATTCGCCGTTGGTTAGTCGTCTCACTCCACGAGAGTTAGAAATTGCGAAGTTGGTGGCGCAGGGGTTAACCAATACAGAAATAGGAGAAAAGCTTTTTATTACCCAAAATTCAGTGAAGCAAGCATTAAAACGAATGTTTCGGAAGTTAGGAGTTTCGGCACGAGCAGAAATGGTAGCTAAATTACAAAACGGCTCATCATAA
- a CDS encoding DUF3386 domain-containing protein, which yields MTATQISAQEFFRAAYENRYTWDRNFPGYTADITYKLDEQVFTGKIRINANLKAEVFEIEDEQAKQAIHNQAWEIAIHRIRRSFEETHGANTFSYGSTDETGAVDIILGGKSEGDKYKVRNNVVSLVHRHIHGVVVTINTFSTHDTEEGYLPYTYDSVYHDPKTGEQKGGRSEFVDEYEKVGDYFILNRREISTETGDKPSIQEFTFSNIKLLESDA from the coding sequence ATGACTGCTACACAAATTTCTGCCCAAGAGTTCTTCCGGGCTGCTTATGAGAACCGTTACACCTGGGATCGCAATTTTCCTGGCTATACCGCAGATATCACATACAAGTTAGATGAGCAGGTATTCACAGGCAAAATCCGCATTAATGCCAACCTCAAAGCCGAAGTTTTTGAAATAGAAGATGAGCAAGCAAAGCAGGCGATTCACAATCAAGCATGGGAAATAGCTATTCACCGCATTCGTCGCAGCTTTGAAGAAACTCATGGTGCGAATACGTTTAGCTATGGTAGTACTGATGAGACAGGCGCAGTTGACATTATCTTAGGCGGTAAGTCTGAAGGGGACAAATACAAAGTCCGCAACAACGTAGTTAGTCTCGTCCACCGTCATATTCACGGTGTTGTCGTCACCATTAATACCTTTAGTACTCATGATACTGAAGAAGGCTACCTCCCTTACACCTACGACTCTGTATATCACGATCCCAAAACAGGTGAGCAAAAAGGTGGCAGGAGTGAATTTGTGGATGAATACGAAAAGGTTGGTGACTACTTTATTTTAAATCGGCGGGAAATTAGCACTGAGACAGGAGACAAACCCTCAATTCAGGAATTTACTTTTTCTAATATTAAGTTGTTGGAATCAGATGCTTAA
- the hpsU gene encoding hormogonium polysaccharide biosynthesis acetyltransferase HpsU, whose translation MTNDSFIDLRKYDQSWFDRGRPGWYVLLWWFVQAIAFPLTFHPFNNLRCALLRLFGARIGKGVLIRPTARFTYPWKITIGDYSWIGDDVVLYSLDYIHIGEHCVVSQKSYLCTGSHDIHDPSFGLTTASIYIGNGAWIAADCFIAPGVKIGANAVIGARSSVFSDIPSGQVGWGTPCKSHYSRYGREQGTGNSKNSTLHSW comes from the coding sequence ATGACTAATGACTCATTTATAGATTTACGCAAATATGATCAATCTTGGTTTGACCGAGGTCGTCCAGGCTGGTATGTTTTATTGTGGTGGTTTGTACAAGCGATCGCTTTTCCTCTGACTTTTCACCCGTTTAATAATCTGCGTTGTGCTTTGTTGCGTCTGTTTGGTGCTCGCATTGGTAAAGGTGTACTAATTCGACCCACTGCTCGCTTCACGTATCCCTGGAAAATCACAATCGGTGATTACAGTTGGATCGGAGACGATGTAGTTTTATATAGCCTTGACTACATCCATATTGGAGAACACTGTGTAGTTTCGCAAAAAAGTTATTTGTGTACTGGTAGTCACGATATCCACGATCCAAGCTTCGGTTTGACAACAGCGAGCATTTACATTGGCAATGGAGCATGGATTGCGGCAGATTGCTTCATAGCACCAGGAGTGAAAATAGGAGCAAATGCTGTGATTGGTGCGCGCAGCAGTGTTTTTAGTGATATACCCTCTGGGCAAGTGGGCTGGGGTACACCTTGCAAATCTCACTATTCTAGATATGGCAGGGAACAGGGAACAGGAAACAGTAAAAATTCCACTTTACATTCTTGGTGA
- a CDS encoding glycosyltransferase family 2 protein, whose translation MSLSKIPVSVLIPAKNEEVNLPACLASLERADEIFVVDSQSSDNSVEISQSYGAKVVQFNFNGHWPKKKNWSLDNLPFQNEWILIVDCDERITSELWEEIAQAIQNSEYDGYYLNRRVFFLGKWIRHGGKYPDWNLRLFKYKKGRYENLNTEDIPNTGDNEVHEHVVLEGKVGYLKNDMIHEDFRDLYHWLARHNRYSNWEARVYLNLLTNQGDKDTIGASLFGDAVQRKRFLKKIWVRLPFKPFLRFVLFYIIQRGFLDGRAGYIYARLLSQYEYQIGVKFYELHHCGGKLNSKSTPMTTSSLPQVVNQTVI comes from the coding sequence ATGTCACTATCTAAAATACCAGTTTCTGTACTAATTCCAGCAAAAAACGAAGAAGTAAATTTACCAGCCTGTTTAGCTAGTCTCGAAAGGGCTGATGAAATATTTGTAGTAGATTCACAAAGTTCTGACAACAGCGTCGAAATTTCCCAGAGTTACGGTGCAAAAGTTGTACAATTTAACTTTAATGGACACTGGCCTAAAAAGAAAAATTGGTCATTAGACAATCTACCTTTTCAGAATGAATGGATTTTAATAGTTGATTGTGATGAACGTATTACCTCTGAGTTATGGGAAGAAATAGCCCAAGCAATTCAAAATTCAGAGTATGATGGTTACTACCTTAACCGCCGCGTATTTTTCTTAGGTAAATGGATTCGTCACGGTGGTAAATATCCTGATTGGAATTTGCGTTTATTTAAATACAAAAAAGGTCGTTACGAAAACCTTAATACTGAAGATATTCCTAACACAGGTGATAACGAAGTTCACGAACACGTTGTTTTAGAGGGAAAGGTAGGGTATCTCAAGAATGACATGATTCATGAAGATTTTCGTGACCTTTATCACTGGTTGGCAAGGCATAATCGTTATTCTAACTGGGAAGCTCGTGTTTATCTGAATTTGCTTACAAATCAAGGTGATAAAGATACTATTGGTGCGAGTTTATTTGGTGATGCAGTGCAACGTAAGCGTTTTTTGAAAAAAATTTGGGTGCGGTTGCCATTTAAACCATTTTTACGGTTTGTGTTGTTTTACATTATCCAACGTGGTTTTTTAGATGGTAGAGCAGGTTATATTTATGCACGACTTTTAAGCCAATATGAATATCAAATAGGTGTCAAATTTTATGAATTACATCACTGTGGCGGTAAGCTCAACTCAAAATCAACTCCAATGACAACATCATCTCTTCCTCAGGTAGTTAATCAGACAGTAATTTAA
- a CDS encoding glycosyltransferase gives MPDTQISAIICTHNRDTYLGAAIDSLLSQDFVGDFDVIVVDNGSSDRTRCVVEQRASDSRLKYVFEPTVGLSVARNTGAKVTSSEILAYLDDDAVACRHWLQVLYCAYQNNPKLAIAGGKVSLLWSDGMQPPQWLSSGLAANLGAYDLGDSLVCIDQPGLTPRGLNYSIKRSFLKEIGGFDPHLGRVGTKLLSNEELQMTEIALQQGWQVAYLPDAHVFHHVAPERLNRSWFLNRGWWQGISECYREQIAGIAITEQLRRGSERFLRGIYKALKHISDPAERFDKLVYAYGQIGYLNAAIQGLKITK, from the coding sequence ATGCCAGATACGCAAATCTCTGCCATTATCTGTACTCACAATCGAGACACTTATTTAGGTGCAGCCATAGATAGCCTCCTATCACAGGATTTTGTTGGTGACTTTGATGTGATAGTGGTGGATAATGGATCGAGCGATCGCACTCGTTGTGTCGTAGAACAAAGGGCTAGCGATTCTCGTCTGAAGTATGTTTTTGAACCCACTGTTGGTCTATCTGTAGCTCGCAATACAGGTGCCAAAGTTACAAGCAGTGAAATTTTAGCATATCTGGATGATGATGCTGTAGCTTGTCGGCACTGGTTGCAAGTATTGTATTGTGCCTATCAAAATAACCCCAAACTAGCGATCGCTGGTGGTAAAGTTAGCTTACTCTGGTCTGATGGGATGCAACCACCACAATGGCTATCTAGCGGTTTAGCAGCTAATTTAGGTGCATACGATTTAGGCGATAGTTTAGTATGCATTGATCAACCAGGTTTAACCCCCAGAGGTTTAAACTACTCCATAAAACGCAGCTTTCTCAAAGAAATTGGTGGTTTTGATCCCCATCTTGGGCGAGTAGGCACAAAATTATTATCGAACGAAGAACTACAAATGACCGAAATCGCCCTGCAACAAGGTTGGCAAGTTGCTTATCTTCCTGATGCTCATGTGTTTCATCATGTTGCTCCTGAACGTCTCAACCGTTCTTGGTTTTTAAACCGAGGTTGGTGGCAAGGAATTAGTGAGTGCTATCGGGAACAAATAGCAGGTATAGCAATTACGGAGCAATTACGACGCGGTAGCGAACGTTTTTTACGTGGTATCTATAAGGCTTTAAAACATATTTCCGATCCAGCCGAGCGATTTGACAAGCTTGTATATGCCTACGGTCAAATTGGATATTTAAATGCTGCTATTCAGGGTTTAAAAATTACAAAATAA